A single region of the Yersinia entomophaga genome encodes:
- the hemY gene encoding protoheme IX biogenesis protein HemY encodes MIRVLLLFLLLIAGIILGPMLAGHQGYVLIQTDDYNIETSITKLTIMLVGLIFVLYLIESVLRRMFRTGARTRGWFIGRKRSRARKQTKAALIKLAEGDFKQVEHLLTRNAEHAEQPMVNYLLAAEAAQQCGDEFRTNQYLERAAEVADTDQLPVDITRVRIQLAQGQIHAARHGVDRLLELAPRHPEVLRLAEQAYLRTGAFSSLLEILPAMQKIQLHTAAEISALEQQAYIGIMNQCMAEEGSDGLKRWWHDQNRKIRHNVALQVALAEHLIECNDHEVAQQVILDGLKRQYDERLILLIPRLKSGNPDPLEKALRQQIKQHGATPLLNSTLGQLMLKHGEWEQASEAFRAALQQRPDGYDYAWLADAYDKLHRPEDAAQVRREGLMLTLKQNGE; translated from the coding sequence ATGATTCGAGTCTTACTGCTATTTCTGCTGCTGATCGCCGGGATCATTCTTGGCCCGATGCTCGCCGGTCATCAAGGCTATGTATTGATTCAAACTGATGATTACAATATTGAAACCAGCATCACTAAATTGACCATTATGCTGGTTGGATTGATTTTCGTGCTGTATCTCATCGAATCTGTATTACGTCGAATGTTCCGCACCGGGGCTCGCACCAGAGGCTGGTTTATCGGTCGCAAACGCAGCCGCGCTCGCAAGCAAACCAAAGCCGCGCTGATCAAACTGGCCGAAGGCGATTTTAAGCAGGTTGAACATTTGCTTACCCGCAACGCCGAGCACGCCGAACAGCCAATGGTTAACTATTTGCTGGCAGCCGAGGCGGCTCAGCAATGCGGCGACGAGTTCCGAACCAATCAATATCTGGAGCGAGCTGCCGAAGTGGCAGATACCGACCAATTACCGGTAGATATCACTCGGGTACGTATTCAACTGGCTCAGGGGCAGATCCACGCCGCTCGCCACGGGGTTGATCGCCTGCTGGAACTGGCGCCGCGTCACCCGGAAGTATTAAGGCTGGCGGAGCAGGCTTATCTACGCACCGGGGCTTTCAGCTCATTGCTGGAAATTTTACCGGCGATGCAGAAAATACAGTTGCATACCGCGGCTGAAATCAGCGCGCTGGAACAGCAAGCTTATATTGGCATCATGAATCAGTGCATGGCCGAAGAAGGCAGCGATGGATTGAAGCGCTGGTGGCACGATCAAAACCGCAAAATCCGCCATAATGTGGCGCTGCAGGTAGCTCTAGCTGAACACCTGATTGAGTGTAACGATCACGAAGTGGCGCAACAGGTGATTCTAGATGGGCTAAAACGTCAATATGACGAAAGACTGATCTTACTGATCCCGCGCCTTAAATCAGGTAATCCCGATCCTTTGGAAAAAGCATTACGTCAGCAAATCAAGCAGCACGGCGCGACGCCATTGCTAAATAGTACGCTGGGGCAATTGATGCTGAAGCACGGCGAGTGGGAACAGGCTAGCGAAGCCTTCCGCGCTGCGCTGCAACAGCGTCCCGACGGCTACGATTACGCCTGGCTGGCCGATGCTTATGACAAACTGCACCGTCCAGAAGATGCGGCTCAGGTACGTCGTGAAGGGTTAATGCTAACGCTGAAACAAAACGGCGAGTAA
- the lptM gene encoding LPS translocon maturation chaperone LptM, whose amino-acid sequence MKRELRWPLVAMMLVGLSGCGLKGPLYFPPAENSKTETVPPDSGKVQKNQEDNVGSQQTQSIGGLQ is encoded by the coding sequence ATGAAAAGAGAACTACGCTGGCCGCTGGTCGCCATGATGTTGGTGGGGCTATCCGGATGTGGCTTAAAAGGGCCACTTTATTTCCCTCCTGCGGAAAATTCAAAGACAGAAACTGTACCGCCAGATTCAGGCAAAGTGCAGAAAAACCAAGAAGATAATGTTGGCTCGCAGCAGACTCAGTCTATCGGCGGCTTACAGTAA
- a CDS encoding DUF484 domain-containing protein produces the protein MKNYEEQALAGIELDDDAVMQYLLQNPDFFIRNARLVEQMQIPHPVRGSVSLVEWQLARQRNQIHQLEEEITLLMEQAGLNELLFNRLLQLQTNLTSAESLQDMLNRLQRWARDFGLAGANVRLFNDRWHIGAPSDFTHLGLARHAFEPMRIQRLGDERHYLGSLNGPELLLLLPQAKQVGSVAMSLMGANGDLGVVIFSSRDTQHYQQGMGTVMLHQLALMLPTLLERWIERV, from the coding sequence ATGAAGAATTATGAGGAACAGGCGCTGGCTGGCATTGAGTTAGACGACGACGCTGTCATGCAGTATTTATTGCAAAATCCCGACTTCTTTATCCGTAATGCCCGTTTGGTTGAACAGATGCAAATTCCCCATCCGGTCAGAGGCAGCGTGTCTCTGGTCGAGTGGCAACTGGCTCGTCAACGTAATCAGATTCATCAACTGGAAGAAGAAATTACCCTGTTGATGGAGCAGGCCGGTCTGAATGAGCTGCTGTTTAACCGTCTGTTACAGTTACAAACTAATCTGACCTCCGCCGAAAGCCTGCAAGATATGCTGAATCGCCTACAGCGCTGGGCGCGGGATTTTGGATTGGCAGGAGCCAATGTGCGCCTGTTTAACGACCGCTGGCATATTGGCGCGCCTTCCGATTTCACTCATCTGGGTTTAGCACGCCACGCTTTTGAACCGATGCGCATTCAGCGTTTGGGGGATGAGCGTCATTACCTCGGCAGCCTAAATGGGCCAGAGCTTTTGTTGCTGTTGCCTCAGGCTAAACAGGTCGGCTCGGTTGCGATGTCCCTGATGGGCGCGAATGGCGATTTGGGCGTGGTTATCTTTAGTAGCCGTGATACACAACATTATCAGCAGGGTATGGGTACGGTGATGCTGCATCAGTTAGCGCTGATGTTGCCTACCTTGTTGGAGCGCTGGATCGAACGAGTATGA
- the hemD gene encoding uroporphyrinogen-III synthase yields MTILVTRPSPAGEQLVSRLRALGRVAYHAPLIDFSPGRDLPRLPEMLAEMQAGDLVFALSQNAIRYANPLLNRNKLFWPAELSYYAIGRSTALALHTVSRLPVTFPPMGETSEMLLLLPDLQELQGKKALLLRGNGGRELLGESLAARGAEVTFCECYQRSPIYYDGSEQSAHWQRAGVDILVVTSGEMLQQIYTLIPDYYRSSWLLRCRLIVVSDRLAALASQLGWNDIRVAENADNDALIRALQ; encoded by the coding sequence ATGACTATTCTGGTCACTCGCCCTTCTCCTGCCGGTGAACAGTTAGTCAGCCGCCTACGAGCACTAGGTCGGGTTGCCTATCATGCGCCTTTAATCGATTTCTCTCCGGGCCGAGATTTACCTCGTCTACCGGAAATGTTGGCAGAAATGCAGGCAGGCGATCTGGTTTTTGCGCTGTCGCAGAACGCCATTCGCTATGCCAACCCGCTGTTAAACAGAAATAAACTGTTCTGGCCTGCCGAGCTATCTTATTATGCTATAGGTCGCTCGACGGCATTGGCGCTGCACACGGTGAGTCGCCTACCGGTCACTTTTCCGCCGATGGGTGAAACCAGCGAAATGCTGCTCTTACTGCCTGACTTGCAGGAATTACAGGGTAAAAAAGCCCTGTTGCTGCGTGGTAACGGTGGTCGGGAGCTATTAGGTGAAAGCCTCGCAGCACGCGGCGCCGAGGTCACATTTTGCGAATGTTATCAACGTAGCCCGATCTATTACGATGGCAGTGAGCAAAGCGCCCACTGGCAGCGAGCCGGCGTTGATATCCTGGTGGTAACCAGCGGCGAAATGTTACAGCAGATCTATACTTTAATTCCTGATTACTATCGTTCTTCCTGGCTGCTGCGCTGCCGCCTGATAGTGGTGAGCGATCGTTTGGCCGCCCTTGCCAGTCAACTAGGCTGGAATGACATTCGAGTGGCTGAGAATGCCGATAATGACGCGCTGATCCGCGCGCTACAATAA
- the dapF gene encoding diaminopimelate epimerase, with product MQFSKMHGLGNDFMVVDAVTQNVYFSPELIRRLADRHTGVGFDQMLVVEPPYDPELDFHYRIFNADGSEVSQCGNGARCFARFVRIKGLTNKRDIRVSTQTGRMVLSVTEDELVCVNMGEPNFEPQAIPFKAIKAEKTYILRAAEHTVLCGVVSMGNPHCVLQVDDVSVANVELLGPVLENHERFPERANIGFMQVVSREHIRLRVYERGAGETQACGSGACAAVAVGIQQALLSEEVHVELPGGSLDISWKGPGHPLYMTGPATHVYDGFIHL from the coding sequence ATGCAGTTCTCCAAAATGCACGGTCTTGGCAACGACTTTATGGTTGTCGATGCCGTCACACAGAATGTTTATTTTTCGCCGGAGCTTATCCGACGACTGGCTGACCGGCACACTGGCGTGGGCTTTGATCAGATGCTGGTGGTTGAACCGCCTTACGATCCTGAGCTGGATTTCCACTATCGCATTTTTAATGCGGATGGCAGCGAAGTCTCTCAATGTGGTAACGGTGCCCGCTGTTTCGCTCGTTTCGTGCGGATTAAGGGGCTGACCAACAAGCGTGATATTCGTGTCAGTACGCAAACTGGGCGTATGGTGCTTAGCGTGACGGAGGATGAGCTGGTGTGCGTCAATATGGGTGAACCTAATTTTGAGCCGCAGGCGATTCCGTTTAAAGCGATAAAAGCTGAAAAAACCTACATTTTGCGCGCGGCAGAGCACACGGTGCTGTGCGGGGTGGTTTCGATGGGAAATCCCCATTGTGTACTGCAAGTGGACGATGTTTCGGTTGCCAACGTTGAGTTGCTGGGTCCAGTATTGGAAAATCATGAGCGTTTTCCTGAGCGCGCCAACATTGGCTTTATGCAGGTTGTCAGTCGGGAACACATTCGTTTACGGGTCTACGAACGCGGCGCAGGAGAAACACAAGCCTGCGGCAGCGGAGCCTGTGCGGCTGTGGCAGTCGGTATTCAGCAGGCATTGCTGAGTGAAGAGGTTCACGTCGAGCTACCGGGTGGCAGCCTGGATATCAGCTGGAAAGGACCGGGTCACCCGTTGTATATGACCGGGCCTGCGACCCACGTCTACGACGGTTTTATTCATTTATGA
- the hemC gene encoding hydroxymethylbilane synthase — MLDKIIRIATRQSPLALWQAHYVQQLLQACHPGLQVELVPMVTRGDIILDTPLAKVGGKGLFVKELELALLEGRADVAVHSMKDVPIAFPEGLGLVTICERDDPRDAFVSNNYQHMDELPAGSVVGTSSLRRQCQLRQRRPDLIVKDLRGNVGTRLSKLDQGDYDAIILAVAGLNRLGLKERIRYAMSPEESLPAVGQGAVGIECRLDDTLTRELLAPLNHRQTELRVCAERAMNTRLEGGCQVPIGSYAVLEDDTLWLRALVGAPDGSQMICGERRGPSANAEQMGIELADELLSRGAKEILALVYQDNPPL; from the coding sequence ATGTTAGACAAAATTATTCGAATTGCCACGCGACAAAGCCCATTGGCATTGTGGCAAGCACATTATGTACAGCAGCTGCTGCAAGCCTGTCATCCGGGGCTACAGGTGGAGCTGGTTCCGATGGTGACCCGCGGAGACATTATCCTTGATACGCCTTTGGCCAAAGTGGGTGGCAAAGGCCTGTTTGTAAAAGAGCTGGAGCTGGCGTTGCTGGAAGGCCGAGCCGATGTCGCCGTGCATTCTATGAAAGACGTGCCGATCGCCTTCCCCGAAGGATTGGGGCTGGTCACTATTTGTGAACGTGACGATCCGCGAGATGCTTTTGTTTCGAATAATTACCAGCATATGGATGAATTACCGGCGGGCAGCGTGGTGGGTACTTCTAGCCTGCGCCGTCAGTGTCAGCTACGCCAACGCCGCCCGGATCTGATCGTCAAAGATTTGCGCGGCAACGTAGGCACTCGTTTGTCGAAACTGGATCAGGGCGACTACGATGCCATTATTCTGGCCGTCGCCGGTTTAAACCGCCTTGGTTTGAAAGAACGTATCCGCTACGCCATGAGTCCGGAAGAATCCTTGCCAGCAGTCGGCCAGGGCGCTGTCGGTATCGAATGCCGTCTGGATGATACTCTCACCCGCGAACTGCTTGCGCCACTCAATCACCGCCAGACTGAGCTGCGCGTGTGCGCCGAACGCGCCATGAATACCCGCCTTGAAGGCGGCTGTCAGGTGCCAATTGGTAGCTACGCGGTGCTAGAAGATGACACTCTGTGGCTGCGCGCGTTGGTCGGCGCGCCGGACGGTAGCCAAATGATCTGCGGTGAACGCCGCGGCCCATCTGCCAATGCAGAACAAATGGGCATCGAGCTGGCCGATGAGCTGCTCTCTCGCGGTGCCAAAGAAATTCTGGCGCTGGTTTATCAGGATAATCCGCCACTATGA
- the hemX gene encoding uroporphyrinogen-III C-methyltransferase, with translation MTEHTTPSAPVEETTTAVERPQQPEAETPKDKRSGPILGAVAIAIAIILSAGLYYQGHQQKQQLVAANQALQDQLAALKTSQTQEKQRLEALLQQQGKALDTADRQQASLARQLNELQGKVATISGSDAKAWLLAQADFLVKMAGRKLWSDQDVLSAATLLKSADASLADMNDPSLIEVRRAITEDISALSALSQIDFDGIILKLNQLSNQVDNLRMADNVTDDAPMDEDSTELSSSLSDWKQNLSKSWHSFLSDFVTIRRRDSSAEPLLAPNQDIYLRENIRSRLLVAAQAVPRHQDEVYKQSLETISTWVRAYFDVNDPSTKAFLDELESLSQQSISMDVPDQLKSQPLLEKLMQTRVRNLLAQTPVVNQEG, from the coding sequence ATGACGGAACACACTACCCCATCCGCCCCAGTGGAAGAGACAACCACAGCGGTTGAGCGGCCCCAACAGCCAGAGGCTGAAACACCAAAAGACAAGCGTAGCGGGCCCATTCTCGGCGCTGTTGCTATCGCCATTGCAATTATTCTGAGTGCCGGCCTTTATTATCAGGGCCATCAACAGAAACAACAGTTGGTCGCCGCCAATCAAGCGTTACAAGACCAACTGGCTGCGTTAAAAACCAGCCAAACGCAGGAAAAACAGCGGCTTGAAGCTTTGTTACAGCAACAAGGTAAAGCGCTAGACACCGCTGACCGCCAGCAAGCGTCTTTGGCTCGCCAACTCAATGAACTGCAAGGGAAAGTCGCCACCATTTCCGGCAGTGATGCTAAAGCCTGGCTGCTGGCTCAGGCTGATTTTCTGGTGAAAATGGCAGGACGTAAACTGTGGAGCGATCAGGATGTCCTCAGCGCCGCAACCTTATTAAAAAGCGCCGATGCGAGTCTGGCGGATATGAATGATCCGAGCCTGATTGAGGTACGCCGCGCCATTACCGAAGATATCAGCGCACTGTCTGCCCTAAGCCAAATCGATTTTGACGGGATCATTCTCAAGCTAAATCAGCTTTCTAATCAGGTCGATAATCTGCGCATGGCGGATAACGTGACTGATGATGCGCCGATGGATGAAGACAGCACCGAACTGTCCAGCTCCCTTTCCGATTGGAAACAGAATTTATCCAAAAGCTGGCACAGTTTCCTCTCCGATTTCGTGACTATTCGCCGCCGCGATAGCAGCGCCGAGCCGCTGTTAGCACCGAATCAGGATATTTATCTACGGGAAAATATTCGTTCTCGCCTGTTGGTAGCCGCTCAGGCGGTTCCGCGCCATCAGGACGAAGTGTACAAACAGTCGCTGGAAACCATTTCAACATGGGTTCGGGCTTATTTCGACGTTAACGACCCGAGCACCAAGGCTTTCCTCGATGAACTGGAAAGCCTGAGCCAACAATCGATCTCAATGGACGTGCCGGATCAGCTAAAAAGCCAGCCGCTACTGGAAAAGTTGATGCAAACTCGTGTCCGTAACCTGCTGGCGCAAACGCCTGTGGTCAATCAGGAGGGATAA
- a CDS encoding class I adenylate cyclase, translated as MYLYIETLKQRLDAINQLRVDRALAAMGPAFQKVYSLLPTLLHYHHPLMPGYLDGNVPHGVCFFTPTETQQQYITEVESKWGEPLQLAREGELPITGVYTMGSTSSIGQSSTSDLDIWVCHQAWLDNEERNQLQQKCSQLEKWAASMGVEVSFFLIDENRFRHNASGSLGGEDCGSTQHILLLDEFYRSAVRLAGKRILWNMVPIEEEGHYDDYVLSLYAQGALTPNEWLDLGGLSTLSAEEYFGASLWQLYKSIDSPYKAVLKTLLLEAYSWEYPNSQLLAMEIKQRLHKGEIVSFGLDGYCMMLDRVTRYLTQIEDTTRLDLVRRCFYLKVCEKLSKTPASSGWRREILSQLVSEWGWSEERLEMLDNRANWKIERVREAHNELLDAMMQSYRNLIRFARRNNLSVSASPQDIGVLTRKLYAAFEALPGKVTLVNPQISPDLSEEHLTFIHVPAGRANRPGWYLYNQAPSMDAIVSHQPLEYNRYLNKLVAWAYFNGLLTSKTHLHIKSANLCDTVKLQELVTDVSHHFPLRLPAPTPKALYSPCEIRHLAIIVNLENDPTAAFRNQIVHFDFRKLDVFSFGEQQQCLVGSIDLLYRNSWNEVRTLHFSGEQAVLEALKTILGKMHQDAAPPESVDVFCYSQHLRGLIRTRIQQLVSECIELRLSSTRQEPGRFKAVRVAGQTWGLFFERLSVSVQKLENAVEFYGAISNNKLHGLSIQVETDQIHLPPVVDGFASEGIIQFFFEGTSDGKGFNIYILDESNRVEVYHHCEGSKEELVRDVSRFYSSSHDRFTYGSSFINFNLPQFYQIVQLDGRTQVIPFRSTTLSHLCHNATEKESSTPPQQFQLH; from the coding sequence TTGTACCTCTACATCGAGACACTGAAACAGCGACTGGATGCGATCAACCAATTACGAGTCGATCGCGCCTTGGCGGCCATGGGGCCAGCCTTCCAAAAGGTCTACAGTCTGCTGCCAACCTTATTACATTATCATCACCCACTGATGCCAGGTTACCTTGATGGTAACGTTCCCCACGGCGTCTGTTTCTTCACGCCTACGGAAACCCAACAACAGTATATTACTGAAGTTGAAAGCAAATGGGGTGAACCGCTGCAATTAGCGCGGGAAGGCGAACTGCCGATCACCGGCGTTTACACCATGGGCAGTACCTCTTCTATTGGGCAAAGCAGCACTTCGGATCTGGACATTTGGGTGTGCCACCAAGCCTGGCTGGATAACGAAGAACGCAATCAGCTACAACAAAAATGCAGCCAATTGGAGAAATGGGCGGCCTCTATGGGCGTCGAAGTCAGCTTTTTCCTGATCGACGAAAACCGTTTCCGCCACAATGCCAGCGGCAGTTTGGGCGGTGAAGACTGCGGTTCTACGCAACATATTCTGTTATTAGACGAGTTCTACCGCAGCGCAGTGCGCCTGGCGGGGAAACGTATTCTGTGGAATATGGTGCCGATAGAAGAAGAAGGCCATTACGACGATTACGTGCTTTCTTTATATGCCCAAGGTGCGCTGACGCCAAATGAATGGCTGGATCTCGGTGGCTTGAGTACCCTATCGGCTGAAGAGTATTTCGGAGCCAGCCTGTGGCAGCTCTATAAGAGTATTGATTCACCCTACAAAGCCGTCTTGAAAACGCTGCTGTTGGAAGCGTATTCGTGGGAATACCCGAATTCTCAGCTGCTGGCGATGGAAATCAAGCAGCGTCTGCATAAAGGCGAGATTGTGTCATTCGGTCTGGATGGCTACTGCATGATGCTGGATCGCGTCACGCGTTATCTGACGCAAATCGAAGATACTACTCGTCTGGATTTAGTCCGCCGCTGTTTCTATCTGAAAGTTTGCGAAAAACTGTCTAAAACGCCGGCCAGCAGCGGTTGGCGTCGGGAGATACTGAGCCAACTGGTTAGTGAGTGGGGCTGGAGCGAAGAGCGTCTGGAAATGCTGGACAATCGCGCCAACTGGAAAATTGAGCGGGTGCGTGAAGCGCATAACGAGCTGTTGGATGCGATGATGCAGAGTTATCGCAATCTGATCCGTTTCGCGCGTCGTAATAATCTGAGCGTTAGTGCCAGTCCGCAGGATATCGGGGTATTGACCCGTAAACTCTATGCGGCCTTTGAGGCGCTACCGGGTAAAGTTACTTTAGTTAACCCACAAATCTCGCCGGATCTGTCCGAAGAACATTTGACCTTTATTCACGTACCGGCAGGACGCGCTAACCGGCCCGGTTGGTATTTGTATAATCAGGCTCCGTCTATGGATGCCATAGTGAGCCATCAGCCGCTGGAATATAACCGCTATCTGAACAAACTGGTGGCTTGGGCTTATTTCAACGGCTTACTGACGTCAAAAACGCATTTACATATTAAAAGCGCCAATTTGTGCGATACGGTAAAATTGCAAGAACTGGTGACGGATGTTTCTCACCATTTCCCATTGCGTTTGCCTGCGCCGACGCCGAAAGCGCTGTACAGCCCGTGCGAAATCCGCCATCTGGCGATCATCGTCAATCTGGAAAACGATCCGACGGCCGCTTTCCGCAACCAGATTGTGCATTTTGATTTCCGAAAACTGGACGTATTCAGTTTCGGTGAGCAACAGCAGTGTCTGGTGGGCAGTATCGATTTACTGTATCGCAACTCGTGGAACGAAGTGCGAACCCTGCATTTCAGCGGCGAACAGGCGGTATTGGAGGCATTGAAAACCATTTTAGGCAAAATGCATCAGGACGCCGCGCCGCCGGAATCCGTTGATGTATTCTGCTACAGCCAGCATTTACGCGGGCTGATTCGCACCCGCATTCAACAATTGGTATCCGAATGCATCGAGCTGCGCCTTTCCAGCACTCGTCAAGAACCGGGTCGCTTTAAAGCGGTTCGAGTCGCCGGGCAGACCTGGGGGCTGTTCTTCGAGCGTCTTAGTGTATCGGTGCAGAAACTGGAAAATGCGGTGGAATTCTACGGTGCCATTTCCAATAACAAGCTGCATGGCCTGTCGATTCAGGTAGAAACCGATCAGATTCATTTACCGCCGGTTGTCGACGGATTCGCTAGTGAAGGAATTATTCAGTTCTTCTTTGAAGGCACTAGCGATGGGAAAGGCTTCAATATCTACATTCTCGACGAGAGCAATAGAGTTGAGGTTTACCATCATTGCGAAGGCAGTAAAGAAGAGTTGGTGCGCGATGTCAGCCGCTTCTACTCATCGTCTCACGATCGTTTCACCTATGGCTCCAGCTTTATTAACTTTAACCTGCCGCAGTTCTATCAGATTGTGCAGTTAGACGGGCGCACTCAGGTGATTCCGTTCCGCAGCACTACGCTTTCTCATCTGTGTCATAACGCGACGGAAAAAGAGTCTTCCACGCCGCCGCAACAGTTTCAGCTGCACTAG
- the xerC gene encoding tyrosine recombinase XerC — MSEIPATLSPSVEAFLRYLKVERQLSPLTITSYSRQLQAVMELAGQMGLSQWESLDAAQVRSLVSRSKRAGLQSSSLALRLSALRSFLDWLVSQGVLHANPAKGVSTPRTGRHLPKNIDVDEVSRLLDIDLNDPLAVRDRAMLEVMYGAGLRLAELVGMDCKHVDLASGEIWVMGKGSKERKVPMGATAVTWLQHWLALRELFEPADDAIFLANTGKRISARNVQKRFAEWGIKQGVSSHIHPHKLRHSFATHMLESSGDLRAVQELLGHANLTTTQIYTHLDFQHLATVYDAAHPRAKRGKS, encoded by the coding sequence ATGAGTGAAATCCCCGCTACGCTCTCTCCGTCCGTTGAAGCCTTTTTGCGTTATCTGAAGGTTGAACGGCAACTGAGTCCCTTAACCATAACCAGTTATTCTCGACAGCTACAGGCGGTGATGGAACTGGCGGGTCAAATGGGGCTGAGCCAGTGGGAGAGTTTGGATGCGGCGCAGGTACGTTCGCTGGTTTCCCGCAGCAAGCGTGCTGGATTACAGTCTTCTAGCCTGGCGCTGCGCCTGTCGGCATTACGCAGTTTTCTCGATTGGTTGGTCAGCCAGGGCGTGTTACACGCCAATCCGGCCAAAGGCGTCAGTACGCCGAGGACGGGGCGCCATCTGCCAAAAAATATTGATGTGGATGAAGTCAGTCGACTGTTGGACATCGATCTTAACGATCCTTTGGCGGTGCGGGATCGGGCGATGCTGGAAGTCATGTACGGCGCGGGTTTACGTTTAGCCGAACTGGTGGGAATGGATTGCAAACATGTGGATTTGGCCAGTGGCGAAATCTGGGTGATGGGCAAGGGCAGCAAAGAACGTAAAGTACCGATGGGCGCTACGGCGGTGACTTGGTTACAGCATTGGCTAGCGCTACGGGAGTTGTTTGAACCCGCCGATGACGCCATTTTCCTCGCCAATACCGGTAAGCGTATTTCTGCGCGCAATGTGCAAAAACGCTTTGCCGAATGGGGTATAAAACAAGGCGTTAGCAGCCATATTCATCCCCATAAACTGCGCCACTCTTTCGCCACTCATATGCTGGAATCCAGCGGCGATCTGCGTGCGGTGCAGGAATTACTCGGCCACGCCAATCTAACGACCACACAAATTTATACCCATCTCGACTTTCAACATTTGGCAACGGTGTATGATGCCGCCCATCCGCGAGCCAAACGAGGCAAATCCTGA
- the cyaY gene encoding iron donor protein CyaY, producing the protein MNDSEFHQLADQLMSNIENAVDNFDGDSDIDCETNGGVLTLTFENGSKIVINRQEPFHQVWLATKTGGYHFNYRENEWHCDRSGKTFYTLLSEAATAQAGEEVSFD; encoded by the coding sequence ATGAACGACAGCGAGTTCCACCAGTTAGCCGATCAATTGATGTCAAACATTGAAAATGCAGTGGATAATTTTGATGGCGACAGCGATATAGACTGTGAAACTAACGGGGGCGTTTTGACCCTGACTTTCGAGAACGGCAGCAAAATTGTGATTAACCGCCAGGAACCCTTTCATCAGGTTTGGCTGGCAACCAAAACCGGTGGTTACCATTTTAACTATCGGGAAAATGAATGGCACTGCGACCGCAGCGGGAAAACTTTCTATACGCTGCTTTCTGAAGCCGCCACGGCTCAAGCCGGTGAAGAGGTTAGCTTCGACTAA